The Alphaproteobacteria bacterium DNA segment GAACAAAACGGCGTTGATCTCGAACAACAACCGCGCGGTGCGGCGGGCATGGGGGGTCAATTCGGTCATCGGGGCAGTCCTATCCAAAAGGGCGGATGGCCCCGTATCTAGCACAGCCCGTCGCCTAAGGCTAACGCCCCCATTAGGCACGGTTCACAAAGGCCTATGAGGCGGCGTCAACCACTGTGATTGAGATGAAGAATCTGCGATTCAGCACAGGCACGAATGACAGGTGATGAATGCTCGCCTGCGCGAGCATGACCCGTCGAGAGAATGGGTTTCATATGAATAGGGCATGCCTTGTCGTGAGCCTCCCTCTCCATATGAGTCACTCCCGCGAAGGCGGGAGTCCATCTCCTAACCTGGCCGATGGTGCTGGATTCCAGAAAGGAGTCTGCGATTCAGCGTCAGCGCGAATGGCGGGTGGTAAGCTAACGCCCCAGAGGGTCTAGCCTCTCTTTTTCAGGATTGAGGCAAACCACCGATCGCCGTAAGGATGGGGAAAGATCATCTGCTCGCTGACGACCTTGTCTTTAAGCACCTCGGCCACGGCCATGCGTTGGCCTTGAGGCTGCCAGAACTCCAACCGACCTTGGCTGGCATCCATGTTCCACTGATGCAGGCCGTGATATTGGGCATGCTGGCCTTCGTTGATGCAACCGATCACCAAAACGTTCTTGCCGGGCTTGACCACGCTCAGCATCGAATCGACATAGGACAACGGATCATAGGAATGGTCGATGGAATTGCTGCTGGTGACCAGATCAAAGCTGTCGGGGGGAAAGCGGTCTTGAAGTCTTTCGCCCTCTGCAAAGCGGGTGCGGATCGTCGGGATGATTTTGCGTTCGTCGAGCAATTCGTTATAGGCATCGGCCAACGGATCAACCGCGACCAGGCGGATGCGCCTGCCATTCAAGGATTTGCCGACCGGGGTCAGCGGTCCGGCGCCGACATCCAGCACGCTGGGTATCTGGCCGGCATCCACGGGCCCCAGGGCCTGTTGATGCGCGTTATCCAGCTCGGTGGCCGGATCAAGCCGCCAATTGATTTCTCCGCTCAGCCTTTCCTTGCCGTCTAAAACGTCGCGCCAATACGAGACTTCTTCATCGATATTCTGCATCCAGACCAGCCGATTACGCTGGGCATCCGACTCGGTGGCGGCGTAGGTCTTGACAGTCATGGCATGCCCTCTCTTGATTTTCTCGGCCGATGTCGCGACACGCAGGCGCGGACACACGTCCTAAGCAATGGGTTGGCCAAGTAAAGAAAGGGTTAATGCTGGGGGCATTCGGTCGGTACGAAAGCATGTGAAACGTGTCATTAAACCCCAAAACCCGCCGATCCACGACGCGCGCGCTGGCGCAGTCTATCAGCCGCGAACATGGCTTTGTCCCGCACCGTCTGGCCGGCCTTGCGCCGAAGGCGCGTGAAGGAGGCCAGGTTTTGCAAACGCTGATCCAGGAAGCGCCATGTGGCATCGTGGTCGTCTGATGAATCGCGCAGCCAATACAGATGTGTCGCGGCGTAAATGCCCGCCAGAGATAGGCGTTTGGTGTAATAGCTGAAATCGACCGACTCGTCCCCTACCGCGCGCCAGATGGCGTTCACGGTGCGGTTGATTAAACGCAGCCCCAAAAAGGGATGAGGCGGCAGAGCCAGGAAATTCAGGGCCAGACGCTCGGCCTCGCGGTGCGGCGCAAGGGCCTCAAGCCGTAGGCGAACGGCCAGGGCGACACGCTCGCCCAGTTTCAACTTGGCCAAATTTTTGGTTTTCTCAAAGGCATGGGCCATGGATTCATCAGCCCAAGCGGCATAGGCGTCCAGCAGATCGGGCGCGCCGGCGGGGAAGGCCTCCATCGCCTCGGCCAAAGACACGCCGCATTCCGTCGCCGCCGCCATCAACGAGGCATGCGACCATCCTTCGAACGGCACCTGACGAAGCGCCGATTGAAGCAATCGGGCACGGATATCTTGCTCGGTCACGGGCGTTGCGGGGCTGGCCGGACGCGCCGCCTTTTTGCGGGGCTTGGCGGCAGCGGCTTTGGCGGCTTTCGGGCGGGTGGATTTGGCCATCTGTGATCCTCATCAACACGATATGTCCATGCTCGACCGAATCCCGCGACAGGTCAAGACACCGATCAACGCCGCGCCAGGGCGGTGCCAGGCTATTGGTTCATCGAGTCGAAGAAATCGCCGTTGGTCTTGGTGTGCTTCAGCTTGTCCATCAGGAATTCCACGGCGTCCGTGACGCCCATGGGCATCAGGATGCGGCGCAGGACCCACATCTTCGACAATGTGCCCTTATCCACCAGCAATTCCTCGCGCCGTGTGCCGGACTTGGTGATGTCGATGGCCGGGAAGATGCGCTTGTCGGAAATCTTGCGGTCTAGGATGATTTCGGAATTGCCGGTGCCCTTGAACTCTTCGAAGATCACCTCGTCCATGCGGCTGCCGGTATCGACAAGGGCGGTGGCGATGATGGTCAGACTGCCGCCTTCCTCGATATTACGCGCCGCGCCGAAAAAGCGTTTGGGACGCTGCAAGGCGTTGGCGTCCACGCCGCCGGTCAGCACCTTGCCCGAGCTGGGCACCACCGTGTTATAGGCGCGCGCCAGCCGCGTGATGCTGTCCAACAAGATCACCACGTCGCGCTTGTGTTCCACCAGGCGTTTGGCCTTTTCGATCACCATTTCCGCGACTTGGACATGACGCACCGCCGGTTCGTCAAAAGTCGAGCTGATCACCTCGCCCTTGACCGAGCGCGACATGTCGGTGACTTCCTCGGGGCGTTCATCGATCAGCAGGACGATCAGATAAATCTCGGGATGGTTCGAGGTGATGGAATGGGCGATGTTTTGCAGCATCACCGTCTTACCCGTGCGCGGCGGGGCGACGACCAGGCCGCGCTGGCCCTTACCTTGCGGGCAGATCAGATCGACGATCCGGCTGGTGAAGTTCTTTTTGGTGGGGTCCTCGACCTCAAGCTTGAGCATCTTGTCTGGATGCAGCGGGGTCAGATTGTCGAAATTGATGCGGTGGCGCAGGTTTTCTGGCTCTTCGAAATTCACGGTGTTGATTTTAAGCAGGCCAAAATAACGCTCGCCCTCCTTGGGAGCGCGAATCTGGCCCTCCACCGTGTCGCCGGTGCGCAACCCCAAGCGTCGCACTTGAACCGGCGAGACATAGATATCGTCAGGACCCGGCAGATAATTGGCCTCGGGCGAACGCAAAAATCCAAACCCGTCCATCTGGACCGAAAGCACGCCGCTGCCGGTGATGTCCGAACCGCGTTCGGCCAGGGTCTTTAAAATGCTGAACATCATGTCTTGCCGACGCAGCGCGCTGGCGTTCTCGATGCCCAGTTCCTCGGCTTGCGCCAAAAGCGCGGCGGGCGTCTTGGATTTCAGTTCCTGAAGATTCATTGTGTTGTGCGTCCTGAGGTGTTGGTGGGTAGGTTGCGTCTCGCTCGGGGAAAAACCCCATGCCGTTTTTTTACAAGATGTATCGGCGGGGGGAGCGGGCGTTTGCGCCAGAGAAGTCGGTGCGGAACAAACGGGCAAGATCAAAGCGACTGCCGCGATTCTATCGAATCCGTCTCGCGTTCGCCAGTCGTTTTTTCATGCCGTCCAATTGACCGCAATTGTTAACGGATTCGCGGCTTCGCGTCAAGCCATGGGGCCGCCCTGCGGCGGATTCCGCTCAAGAGCCGGAGCCGAGACCTTCGCCGCCCTCCGTTCTATAAAATCTCAACCGCCAGGAAACACGGCTGGAATAACCTGAGAAGCCTCGCCAAACCCCAAGGAAACCTTACCCAAACCCTATCGGCCTAAAATAACAGCTTGGAAGTTACGATTTTTTTTGGCTATTTATAATTCGTTTGTGAGGCACCGAACGCCACCATCGCCTATATTGCGACATTTAAAACCTGGTGTGAGCGGTCCTGTGTACGATGGCGCATTCACCACAATTCCATCTGCCGACAATCTATCTCTACAGCCTTTATCACAATGTGACATGAAGACAACAGGTCCGATCGATATTAAATTTGTCATGAGGTGTTCGAATGAATCATGACCACTGACCGTAATGACCCGGTTGCTTTGATCTTTTCTGAATCGAAGATTCAATCTATCGGTGGATCCGATACATCTTTTTAAGCTTTCGTATCCCTCATATAGTCCACCGCCATCACGTCCTAAAGTACAAGATACAAAAAAATGATTATTTGGTAACATCGGTGACATTCCGATATCCAAATGGCCGTAACGACGGCCATCCCGTTCTATCGGCACAACCTTATATTCCATTCCGGTGTGTTGATAAATCGCATCCTTCATGTCTTGGCGATCTTCTTCACTCGGGTAATAACGATAGCCCCAGAATAAATAATTCTCGACCGGATCAGTGATAATATCTCCCCCCTCAAAATCGATCTCGTTCAAAATGACGGGAGTGATTCCAGCAGCAGTTACAACTTTTACAATATCCTGATGGGCTTCTTTTATCTTCTGACGCAACTCATCGTTCATGAAATAATGATCTGCCATGACATCCGGGTCAGGGAAGAAAGCATGATTGCCAATTTTGAAGTAGAAATCACGCGGCCATACGCCGCGCGATCCGACTGAGCTCGGTAACATATGCGTATGTACTGGCACACCGCTACGTGTAAAACTTTCCCGCAATGCTGACCATTTCATGTAGTCGCGCAAGGACGATGTGGTGATGGCATATGCATCATTCCCTTCTCCGCGCCTCCCTGTATTGTAACTCATCAGCAATGGCCGTACATTTTCTCCAGGAACTGACGTGACAATGATAGGCGACGCATCGTACACTTCAACATGTTTGATGGCGCGGTCAATTGCCCGTTCGAGATCACTGCCTTTTGTAACCTGATTAAGATTAACCAAAGCTTGGTAAGCAATCTTACGATTCAAACGAACAACATCATCACCAACGCACAGGAAAGACGGGTCAACGTGAATTTTTAATTTAACTTCTGTTTCAATTTGTTCAGACATGCGCCACCCAATATTTTTATATGAAAAATATAATCAATTTTATCGGGTTATGCAATACAAGAATCCCCCCAAACCCTATCGGCCTAAAATAACGGCTTGGGGATTACGGTTTTTTTATTCGGTGGTGTGGGTAGGATAAAGAAGCGAACAATCAAATCATTTATAAACAATGGTATAATATGCATATATGGCGGTGGACACGAAACTCGCACGAGAATTGCTATACACCCAACAAGCTGATTATGCAGGAAATTTTCCCGTCGCGCGAATTGCTGGTTCGAATCCCATTTTCTCATTCGAATTGGTGGGGTTGAATTACATGGCTTGAGTTACGATCTTCTTTGTTAGGGGAAAGCAGAAAAATCCATCTGTCCCAAGGAAGGTCGTCTCATATGACAAAGGCTGTAAAGCTGCTAAAGCCATTATTCCTTGCTGCGCTTATGGCTGTCACTGGGTGCGCCCAGGGGCCTGTTGGCAGTCCTGCTGTGCCAGAACCGGCAAAGGCTGTTGATCTACAAAAATATCTTGGACGCTGGTATGAGATCGCCCGCTATGAAGCCAGCTTCCAAAAGGGCTGCGAGGCCGTTACGGCTGATTACAGCTTGCGCCCGGACGGCAAAATCAAAGTTCTCAATTCTTGTCGCAGAGAGCGGCTTGATGCTCCTGTTGAATCGGCAGAAGCCCAAGCCTACGTCGTGGACGGCAGCCAAAACGCAAAGCTGCGCGTGTCGTTCTTCTGGCCTTTCTATGGGAACTATTGGATTCTTGATCACGGCGAAGCTTACGATTGGTCGATTGTAGGCGAACCGTCCGGGCGTTATCTTTGGCTGCTCTTCAGGACGCCGCATCCAACCGACGCGATGGAGAAAACGGTCAAAGCCCGTGCGGCGGATATGGGATACGACCTTGGGCTGCTAAGATCGACAAAGCAGTAAGGTCGTCATTTAGGCCTGATCGGGCCTGACCGCTCGTTTTCGGCCACAAAAAGAAGGAAAATGGTTAATCCTTTCTTTCTAGGAATCACAAAGAAAGGAAGGCCATGTCCGGCAATCAAAGCCGCCTCGGCTCTTATGTACGGTGCAGTGTGGCAGCGGGAGAAAGCTATCAAGCCTTTTTGCCGCCTGCATTGCCGCCGCAACCGCCGCTGAACCTGTTGACTCAACAGTGCCGTACCGAGTCAACAGCTACCATAACTTTTAGAGAGTTTTGGCCTATCTGGCAATCAGATGGAGCCTAATTCTCACCAAAACCGCTTATTGGCAAAAGCCTTGCCGGAACCGGATTTGAGATAGTATTCGAATTCCTGTGCTTTGCGTTTATTGGCAAAGGCGTGATAGCTGACTAAATGCCAAGGCTTGTATTTTGACGTATGAACGGAGCCGCCGGCGTTGTGCGTTTTCAAGCGTTCTTTTAGATCGGTTGTGTATCCGACATAGCGTTGATCGGGAAAAGCATCGCTTTGAATGAGGTAGACGTAGAACATAGGATTGCCTGTCCTAACCAGCCCTCCTACGCCAAGGCTTCGAAGGGCAGCCTTCCCTTTTTTGTTTTGCTCCGTCTGGCGTAAGCCAGCCGAAGCCCTTCTTAGGGCGAAGGCTGGCGGTGTGCTGGCCATCAACACCTTGAGTCTTCTCTCGCAGAAGCCTGAAGTAGCCAGAACAAGCCCTGAACTCAGGCATTAATGCTACGGCATCCGCAGACGATCATCCAGACAGTTTTATGCGCCGCTCCATTCTGGTGGACTTTCCGCGAACATGAAGCATTCATACCATGAAAAGGAGAATAGTCATGGCAAGTACAATCCTGATGACTCAATCCCAGCTTGGCGAACGCTGGCACCTCAGTCCGCGCACCTTGGAGCGTTGGCGGTGGGAAGGCATTGGGCCTGTCCACCTCAAGATCGGCGGGCGGGTTCTTTACAGGCTTGAAGACATTGAAGCGTATGAGCGCGGGCAGATGAGAACCGAAACCACCAAGGACGAAGGCACCCTCTTGGGAGAAGAGATGAGGTTATGACTGAAGATGCCTTTTTAACCTCAATGCAGCTCAGTCAACGTTGGTGTATAAGCTCAAGCACACTGGAGCGTTGGCGGTGGCTGGGTGTTGGCCTCCCCTATATCAAAGTCGGAGGACGAATTCGTTACAGGCTCGCGGACATCAAGGCTTACGAGCAAAAGGAGTTAAGGTTGGCTCCCATCAAAACGGGCGAATTGCGGGGCTGATTGGCCGGAAACGGGTGTAAATGGGTGTGTTTTTGGATCTTGTTGAAAAATGCCTCCCCACCTGAATAAGGGCTTTCATATTAAGGCATCTTAGCCTAAACCTAAACAACGCTTTCTTGTATTCAGGGTAGGATTTGCCTGAAAGCGGGGCTTTTGGGAGCGGACGAGAATGGCAAAAACGGCCACGAATACACGACTTGGAACCTACGTTTCCCGCAGCACGGCTGGAGAGGCTTACAAGTCCTATGTTCCGGCGGCGCTTCCCCCGCAGCCTGCCATCGACATGGATCGCCTTTATAAGCCCCTTGACCAGGCCATGAAAGCCTTGGGCGGGATCGACGCGTTGGTCAAACTGCTGCCGGACATCAGCCTGTTCCTTTATATGTACGTCCGCAAAGAGGCGTTAGTTTCCTCCCAGATCGAGGGGACGCAATCCTCGCTATCCGACCTTCTGCTGTTCGAGAACGAAGAAAACCCCTCCGTCCCCGTGGATGATGTGGAGGAAGTTTCTAATTACATCGCCGCCCTGAACCATGGGCTGGAGCGCATGCGGAAAGGCTTTCCGCTTTCCATGCGCCTGATCCGCGAGATGCACAAAATTCTGCTGCGCGGCGGGCGCGGTGCCAACAAAGACCCAGGCGAGTTTCGCCGCTCACAGAACTGGATCGGCGGCATCCGTCCTGGCAAGGCGCGGTATGTTCCGCCGCCGCCGGAAATGGTCGGAGACCTCATGAGCGATCTGGAGAAATTCGCGCATGACGAAGACCAGAAACTCCCCGCGCTGGTCAAAGCTGCGCTGATCCACGTCCAGTTTGAGACCATCCACCCGTTCCTCGATGGCAATGGCCGTCTGGGTCGTTTGCTGATCACGCTTCTGCTGTGCGCCGATGGCGTGCTGGTGCAGCCGATCCTTTATCTCAGCTTGCATTTCAAGGAACACCGTCAGCTTTACTACGATCTGCTGCAGGACGTTCGGCTCAAAGGCGACTGGGAACGCTGGTGTGACTTCTTCCTTGATGGTGTGACGGCGACGGCCACGCAGGCCGCCGATGATGCCAAAAAAATCATTGACCTTCTGGAGCGCGACCGTGTGCGTATCAGCCAGATCGGAAAGGCATCAAAAAGCGCGCTCAAAATCCACGAGTACCTGCTCAAAAAGCCTTACCTTTCGATCACGAAGGTCGCGGCGGAGCTGGATATCTCTGTACCAAGCACAACCAGCACAGTGCAGAAGCTGGTTGATATCGGCGTGTTGAAAGAAATGACCGGAAAATCCCGCAACCGTATTTTCGCATACGAAGCTTATCTGGACATTCTGGCTGCGGGAACGGAGCCGATAAGATGAACATCATCGACAATATAAACGCCCTGCTTGGCGATGATCTTAAGACATCGATTATACCTAAGTCCAAGGTCAAGATCGCGGCATCGTGTTTTTCGATCTATGCCTATGAAGCCTTGAAGGCCGAATTGTCCAAAGTTAAATCTTTCGAATTCATTTTCACCGCACCAACCTTTGTTGCCGACGAGGTCACGGACAAGGTTCGCAAGGAACGTCGTGAATTTTTTATCCCTAGAGCAAACCGTGAGAGCAGCCTTTATGGTTCCGAGTTTGAAATCCAGCTTCGCAACAAGCTGACCCAACGGGCGATTGCCAGGGAATGCGCGGAGTGGATACGCGAAAAAGCTGCCTTCCGCTCGAACAAAACAAAATTCCAGATGCAGCAATTTATCGGCATCGCCGATGATGCCCAACAAACAGCCTATGCGCCCCTGCATGGATTTACCGCCGTGGATTTAGGTTACCAGCCAGGCGATGCTGTTTCCAATATCGTCAACCGTTTTGGCGACAGCGCACACACCGCCACATACCTCCAGCTTTTCGACCGGATTTGGAATGACCCTGCCAAATTACAGGACGTCACCAATGCTATCTGCGACCATATCGAGTCAGTGTACCAAGAGAACGCGCCAGAGCGCATTTACTTCCTGATGCTCTACAACATCTTCAAGGAATTTCTTGAGGACATTAACGAGGACGTTCTTCCGAACGACCGCACAGGGTATCAAGACAGTTTGGTCTGGAAAAAGTTGTTCAATTACCAGCGTGATGCTGCTGTTGGCATCATCAACAAGCTGGAAACCTATAATGGGTGCATCCTCGCCGACAGCGTGGGGTTGGGTAAAACCTTCACGGCCCTGGCAGTCGTCAAATATTACGAGCTTCGCAACAAGTCTGTGCTGGTGTTGTGTCCGAAAAAGCTGGCGGACAACTGGCTCAATTACAACAAGAACCTCAAGACCAATATCTTCGCCCAGGATCGCTTCGGCTATGAGGTGCTATGCCATACCGACCTGTCACGCACATCGGGAGAATCTTTCGGTACTCCGCTCAATCGCGTGAATTGGGGCAATTACGATTTGGTGGTCATCGACGAATCCCATAACTTCCGAAACAACGAGGTCTTTAAGGAACGAGAGACCCGTTACCAGAAACTGATGAACAAGGTTATCCGCGAAGGCGTGAAGACCAAAGTGTTGATGCTTTCGGCCACCCCCGTCAATAACCGCTTCAACGATCTGAAGAACCAGCTTGCGCTGGCCTATGAAGGCGAGTCCAACCACCTAAACGAAAAGCTGAAAACCAAGCGCAGTATTGAGGATATTTTCCGCCGCGCACAATCTGCTTTTAACGCCTGGTCGGAATTGCCACCTGAAGAGCGCACGGCACGCGCCATTCTTGACAAGCTGGACTTCGACTTCTTTGAAGTGTTGGACAGTGTAACCATCGCCCGCTCGCGCAAGCATATCGAGACGTTCTACGATACAACAGACATCGGCAAATTCCCCGAACGCCGCAAGCCCATCTCTATCCATTGCCCGCTAACCCAGCGCACAGACGTGATGGGCTTCAACGATATTTTTGGCCAGCTCTCGCTGCTAAAACTCGCCGTCTACGCGCCGATCAGTTATATCCTGCCCAGCCGTCTCAAGAAATATGAGGAAATTTATGATACGGAATTGACGCGCGGGAAATTCCGCCAGGCCGACCGCGAAAGTGCGTTGCAAGCGCTCATGACCACCAATCTGCTCAAGCGGCTGGAAAGCTCGGTGGAATCCTTCCGCCTGACGCTGGAGATGCTGGAAGGCAAACTCACCAATACGCTGACTACCATCGCCAGATTTGAATCGGGACAGGATATCAGCGTTACCGACTTCACCGAAGGGATGGAAGAACGTCTGGAAGGTGATGAGGACAATATCGATGAGTTGGACGACGGCAATAGCGTCGGCGGCAAGGTCAGAATTAGCCTGTCCGACATGGACGTGCCGCGCTGGAAAGGCGACCTTAACGGTGACCTGCACCTGATCCAAGCGCTGCTGGAATCCATGCGCAAAATCACGCCAGAGGACGATGCCAAGCTCCAAGACCTTAAAACGCGGATCGCGGGCAAGATCGCCAACCCTATCAACAGCGGTAACAAGAAGATTTTGATTTTTACAGCCTTCGCCGATACCGCTCAGTACCTCTATAAAAACATCGCGGGTATCCAAGGCGGCATCAATGTTGCCATGGTAACGGGGCAAGGCTCGCCGAAATCAACACTGGGTACGGGATATGACTTCCAGGCTGTCCTGACGCTCTTTTCTCCGCGCGCGAAGGAAAAGGCGTTGATCATGCCCGAAGTAAAGGGCGAATTGGACATTCTGATCGGCACGGATTGCATCTCCGAAGGCCAGAACCTTCAGGACTGCGATTATTTGATCAACTACGACATTCACTGGAACCCCGTGCGGATTATCCAGCGTTTTGGGCGTATTGACCGTATCGGCTCCCCCAACGCCAGCATCCAGCTGGTCAATTACTGGCCGGATATCTCGCTCGACGAATATATCAACCTGAAAGAGCGCGTCGAAAACCGCATGATTATTGCCGACGTGACGGCCACGGGCGACGATAACGTCCTGACCGCCAAGAGCAGCGAAGTCGCTTACCGCAAGGAACAGCTCCGCCGCCTGCAGGAAGAAGTGATCGAGCTGGAAGACCTGAAAACAGGTGTTTCCATCACCGACCTTGGCCTCAACGACTTCCGTATGGATTTGATCAACTACGTCAAACAGCACGGCGATCTGGAAGATGCTCCCAAGGGCATGCACGCCGTTGTGCCTGCGCAGCCCGATCTTGGTCTCAGTCCTGGCGTCATTTTTGCGCTGCGCAACCGCAATGACGGCGTGAATATCAACCAGCAGAACCGTCTGCATCCGTATTATCTGGTTTATATCGCCAAGGATGGTCAGATCATTGCCAACCATACCGAGGCCAAAAAGCTGCTCGACCTCGTGCGTAGCAGCAGCAAGGGGTATGACGAGCCTATCGCCGCCGTATGCCGTCTGTTCAACAAGGAAACGGACGACGGGCGGAACATGAAGCCGTATTCTGACCTTTTGGGAATGGCGATCCGCTCGATGATCGAAGTGAAGGAAGAAAAAGACCTCGACAGCCTTTTCAGTGGTGGCAAGACGACTGCCCTCGTCAATGCCATTTCCGGCCTTGATGATTTTGAGCTGATCGCCTTTCTGGTTATTCAGGGGGGCAAGACATGACGCTCTTCGCTTATCCGCAGAAAGCCGCCTTTGGGCGCGTTCTGCCTAAAACAAAAATCTACCAATATGCTGGCCCCAGCACAGCGATGAAGGATTTGTTTGTTCGTCAGGTGGATCAAATCGCATGGGCGTATAAGCTGGCACCGGAGACGATCAACATCAAAGCCACAAAGGCCGTACCGGAAATTCAGGTTTTTACCATCGCCCTCAAGACGGGAGAGCTGAAAGAAGATGTTCTGCGCTGTATCGACAAAGCCATACCGTTTCCCATCCTCTTCGAGCTTGCCTATGACGGCAAGGTCAAAGCCGTGGCGTGCTACAAACGACCGAATGAGGCCGACAGCGCGAAATGGGTTTTAAGCGGTTATTTTGAAACGCCGTGGCTGGCGGCAGATGCGCCGCGCGCGGCTCTGCCCATCATGCTTGATCTGGCCGCCCTGTATGCCGAATTGCTGCGAGCGATCATTCCCCATCCGGCAAAACACGGGGAAAGCCTATCCGATCATATCGCGCGGGT contains these protein-coding regions:
- a CDS encoding GIY-YIG nuclease family protein, with amino-acid sequence MFYVYLIQSDAFPDQRYVGYTTDLKERLKTHNAGGSVHTSKYKPWHLVSYHAFANKRKAQEFEYYLKSGSGKAFANKRFW
- a CDS encoding COQ9 family protein, which translates into the protein MAKSTRPKAAKAAAAKPRKKAARPASPATPVTEQDIRARLLQSALRQVPFEGWSHASLMAAATECGVSLAEAMEAFPAGAPDLLDAYAAWADESMAHAFEKTKNLAKLKLGERVALAVRLRLEALAPHREAERLALNFLALPPHPFLGLRLINRTVNAIWRAVGDESVDFSYYTKRLSLAGIYAATHLYWLRDSSDDHDATWRFLDQRLQNLASFTRLRRKAGQTVRDKAMFAADRLRQRARRGSAGFGV
- a CDS encoding methyltransferase domain-containing protein, whose product is MTVKTYAATESDAQRNRLVWMQNIDEEVSYWRDVLDGKERLSGEINWRLDPATELDNAHQQALGPVDAGQIPSVLDVGAGPLTPVGKSLNGRRIRLVAVDPLADAYNELLDERKIIPTIRTRFAEGERLQDRFPPDSFDLVTSSNSIDHSYDPLSYVDSMLSVVKPGKNVLVIGCINEGQHAQYHGLHQWNMDASQGRLEFWQPQGQRMAVAEVLKDKVVSEQMIFPHPYGDRWFASILKKRG
- a CDS encoding lipocalin family protein is translated as MTKAVKLLKPLFLAALMAVTGCAQGPVGSPAVPEPAKAVDLQKYLGRWYEIARYEASFQKGCEAVTADYSLRPDGKIKVLNSCRRERLDAPVESAEAQAYVVDGSQNAKLRVSFFWPFYGNYWILDHGEAYDWSIVGEPSGRYLWLLFRTPHPTDAMEKTVKARAADMGYDLGLLRSTKQ
- a CDS encoding helix-turn-helix domain-containing protein translates to MASTILMTQSQLGERWHLSPRTLERWRWEGIGPVHLKIGGRVLYRLEDIEAYERGQMRTETTKDEGTLLGEEMRL
- a CDS encoding Fic family protein, with product MAKTATNTRLGTYVSRSTAGEAYKSYVPAALPPQPAIDMDRLYKPLDQAMKALGGIDALVKLLPDISLFLYMYVRKEALVSSQIEGTQSSLSDLLLFENEENPSVPVDDVEEVSNYIAALNHGLERMRKGFPLSMRLIREMHKILLRGGRGANKDPGEFRRSQNWIGGIRPGKARYVPPPPEMVGDLMSDLEKFAHDEDQKLPALVKAALIHVQFETIHPFLDGNGRLGRLLITLLLCADGVLVQPILYLSLHFKEHRQLYYDLLQDVRLKGDWERWCDFFLDGVTATATQAADDAKKIIDLLERDRVRISQIGKASKSALKIHEYLLKKPYLSITKVAAELDISVPSTTSTVQKLVDIGVLKEMTGKSRNRIFAYEAYLDILAAGTEPIR
- a CDS encoding DUF4391 domain-containing protein; the encoded protein is MTLFAYPQKAAFGRVLPKTKIYQYAGPSTAMKDLFVRQVDQIAWAYKLAPETINIKATKAVPEIQVFTIALKTGELKEDVLRCIDKAIPFPILFELAYDGKVKAVACYKRPNEADSAKWVLSGYFETPWLAADAPRAALPIMLDLAALYAELLRAIIPHPAKHGESLSDHIARVDTIRTRQQEVAKAEARLGKEKQFNRKVEINANIRTIQQEIADLTGKTLRSE
- the rho gene encoding transcription termination factor Rho; this encodes MNLQELKSKTPAALLAQAEELGIENASALRRQDMMFSILKTLAERGSDITGSGVLSVQMDGFGFLRSPEANYLPGPDDIYVSPVQVRRLGLRTGDTVEGQIRAPKEGERYFGLLKINTVNFEEPENLRHRINFDNLTPLHPDKMLKLEVEDPTKKNFTSRIVDLICPQGKGQRGLVVAPPRTGKTVMLQNIAHSITSNHPEIYLIVLLIDERPEEVTDMSRSVKGEVISSTFDEPAVRHVQVAEMVIEKAKRLVEHKRDVVILLDSITRLARAYNTVVPSSGKVLTGGVDANALQRPKRFFGAARNIEEGGSLTIIATALVDTGSRMDEVIFEEFKGTGNSEIILDRKISDKRIFPAIDITKSGTRREELLVDKGTLSKMWVLRRILMPMGVTDAVEFLMDKLKHTKTNGDFFDSMNQ
- a CDS encoding DEAD/DEAH box helicase family protein, which codes for MNIIDNINALLGDDLKTSIIPKSKVKIAASCFSIYAYEALKAELSKVKSFEFIFTAPTFVADEVTDKVRKERREFFIPRANRESSLYGSEFEIQLRNKLTQRAIARECAEWIREKAAFRSNKTKFQMQQFIGIADDAQQTAYAPLHGFTAVDLGYQPGDAVSNIVNRFGDSAHTATYLQLFDRIWNDPAKLQDVTNAICDHIESVYQENAPERIYFLMLYNIFKEFLEDINEDVLPNDRTGYQDSLVWKKLFNYQRDAAVGIINKLETYNGCILADSVGLGKTFTALAVVKYYELRNKSVLVLCPKKLADNWLNYNKNLKTNIFAQDRFGYEVLCHTDLSRTSGESFGTPLNRVNWGNYDLVVIDESHNFRNNEVFKERETRYQKLMNKVIREGVKTKVLMLSATPVNNRFNDLKNQLALAYEGESNHLNEKLKTKRSIEDIFRRAQSAFNAWSELPPEERTARAILDKLDFDFFEVLDSVTIARSRKHIETFYDTTDIGKFPERRKPISIHCPLTQRTDVMGFNDIFGQLSLLKLAVYAPISYILPSRLKKYEEIYDTELTRGKFRQADRESALQALMTTNLLKRLESSVESFRLTLEMLEGKLTNTLTTIARFESGQDISVTDFTEGMEERLEGDEDNIDELDDGNSVGGKVRISLSDMDVPRWKGDLNGDLHLIQALLESMRKITPEDDAKLQDLKTRIAGKIANPINSGNKKILIFTAFADTAQYLYKNIAGIQGGINVAMVTGQGSPKSTLGTGYDFQAVLTLFSPRAKEKALIMPEVKGELDILIGTDCISEGQNLQDCDYLINYDIHWNPVRIIQRFGRIDRIGSPNASIQLVNYWPDISLDEYINLKERVENRMIIADVTATGDDNVLTAKSSEVAYRKEQLRRLQEEVIELEDLKTGVSITDLGLNDFRMDLINYVKQHGDLEDAPKGMHAVVPAQPDLGLSPGVIFALRNRNDGVNINQQNRLHPYYLVYIAKDGQIIANHTEAKKLLDLVRSSSKGYDEPIAAVCRLFNKETDDGRNMKPYSDLLGMAIRSMIEVKEEKDLDSLFSGGKTTALVNAISGLDDFELIAFLVIQGGKT